One Pseudobacteriovorax antillogorgiicola genomic region harbors:
- a CDS encoding DUF5690 family protein, producing MSLQTLHRKLNSGPSAFFNIYAIFAGFITYFAMYGFRKPFSVGRFDETISFLGLFDLDLKILFVFSQVIGYTISKFMGIKIVSEALRSKRIVMILTFILIAESALIMFPLLPRSYQALALLLNGLPLGMIWGLVFSFLEGRRSTELLAAGLSTSYIVASGAVKSVGKWVLLQGISEYWMPAITGLIFFPMLCFGLWMLSQIPDPNQDDETLRTKRAPMDAAARKQFFLLYAPGLMALTLFYMLLTAYRDIRDNFSREIFDELGYQDSSLIFTSSEVPIAFLVMLSLAAIMYIKNNRKAVTAIHGLLVGGSALIGLITLAFQLDLISPIVWMIGIGLGLYLGYVPFGSVIFDRIIAETRFVGTAAFMIYVTDAFGYLGSVSIMFYKNFSGQEITWLQFFTQFSYVTSIACTLGFGYSMLYFYRQHQKPPTGGESKLI from the coding sequence ATGAGCCTTCAGACCCTACACCGGAAACTTAACTCGGGGCCTAGCGCCTTTTTTAATATCTACGCGATTTTCGCGGGATTTATCACTTACTTTGCTATGTATGGATTTCGAAAACCGTTCTCAGTAGGACGTTTCGACGAGACTATCAGCTTCCTGGGTCTATTCGATTTGGATCTAAAGATACTCTTTGTATTTTCTCAGGTGATAGGCTACACCATTTCGAAGTTTATGGGGATCAAAATTGTTTCCGAAGCTCTTCGGAGCAAACGCATTGTGATGATCCTCACATTCATATTAATTGCCGAGTCTGCGCTCATCATGTTTCCCCTCTTACCGCGATCCTATCAAGCCTTGGCATTGCTTCTCAACGGCTTGCCCTTGGGAATGATATGGGGACTGGTCTTCTCCTTTCTGGAAGGACGGCGGAGCACGGAGCTACTGGCAGCAGGACTTTCAACGTCCTATATCGTAGCTAGTGGAGCCGTCAAGTCTGTTGGCAAATGGGTACTGCTGCAAGGTATCAGCGAGTATTGGATGCCTGCGATTACCGGGCTTATCTTCTTCCCAATGCTCTGCTTCGGCCTATGGATGCTGTCGCAAATTCCCGACCCAAACCAAGATGATGAGACCTTGCGAACTAAAAGGGCTCCCATGGATGCTGCTGCACGAAAACAATTCTTCTTACTCTATGCTCCAGGCCTTATGGCTTTAACTTTATTTTATATGCTGCTGACTGCCTACCGTGATATCCGCGATAACTTCTCCAGAGAGATTTTTGATGAGCTGGGCTATCAAGATAGCTCTTTAATCTTTACTAGCAGCGAAGTTCCCATAGCCTTCTTAGTCATGCTCAGCCTCGCGGCGATCATGTATATCAAAAACAATCGTAAAGCAGTTACTGCAATTCACGGCCTCCTGGTAGGAGGCTCGGCTCTGATTGGTTTGATAACCTTAGCCTTTCAACTAGACCTTATTTCACCAATCGTATGGATGATAGGTATCGGCTTGGGGCTCTACCTAGGCTATGTCCCTTTCGGATCAGTGATATTCGATCGAATCATCGCAGAAACACGGTTTGTAGGAACCGCGGCTTTTATGATCTATGTGACCGACGCCTTTGGTTACCTCGGTAGTGTTTCCATCATGTTCTACAAGAATTTTTCCGGCCAAGAAATTACCTGGCTTCAGTTCTTCACTCAGTTTAGCTATGTAACGAGTATCGCCTGCACTCTTGGCTTTGGATACTCAATGCTCTATTTTTACAGGCAACACCAGAAACCACCAACAGGTGGGGAGTCGAAATTAATTTAA